The Leifsonia xyli genomic sequence TCGACGGGATGATCGAGGTCGGCACCCCGAAATCGCACAAGCGCCGCACGGTTCCGTTCCCCCACCTGCTCGACCCGGCGCTGCGTCCGCTGGTCGAGGGCAAGGGCCCGGACGACCTCGTCTTCGCCGACAAGCACGGCAAGTATCTGCGCCGCACCCGGGTGAGCACGGCATCGCGATCCTGGTTCGTGACCGCGCGCCTTACCGCCGGCATCCCACAGATGACCCTTCACGATCTCCGACACACGGCCGCGAGTCTCGCGGTGTCGGCCGGCGCCAACGTCAAAGCCATCCAGCGGATGCTCGGTCACGCCTCCGCGGCGATGACTCTGGATATCTACGCGGACCTCTTCGACGATGACCTGGACGACGTTTCGGCACGCCTCGATGACGCCGCCAGGAAATCAGTTGTGGGGTTTTTGTGGGGGATGGGCACATCTGGGCAGAAAAAACCCCCGGAATCAGCGGGATTCCGGGGGTTTTGGGCGGCGGAGACGGAGGGATTTGAACCCTCGGTCCCCTTACGGGGACTCCACCTTAGCAGGGTGGTGCACTAGGCCTGACTATGCGACGTCTCCAGCGCGACCGCGAGCGGACGCACGACAGCCATCATAACGGACGCGGCGGGGGCGTCCGGACACCGGACTCTCAGGCTCCGTACGGCACCTGGTGGGAGACGGTTCCCAGGATCTGCGACACGAGCACGATCGTCCACACCATGGCGACCACGAACGCCACGACCTGCACCGCGATCGCCACCCACAGCGGGGCGAGGCCGCGGCCGCCGGCGACGCCGCGCACGATGACGCTGCGACCGATCGGGTAGACGATGCCCAGGAACGACCAGGCCCAGTGGAACGGGCGCTCGACGCCGCGGCGGACCAGCTCGCGGTAGTCCAGCCACGAGAACACGATCACGGCCGCCGTCACCAGCCACCCGAGACCCGCCACGAGGAAGTAGCCCGCGCCGCCGATCAGGGCGAACGGATCGACGCTCAGCGTCGACCGGCCGCCGACGGAGACCTCGCGGAACATCACCTGCGGCTGCACCAGGAACTGCAGGAGAACGGGGATGATCGGCAGCGCGACGACCAGCCAGATCCACACCGTGTAGACGGGCGTCCCGTCCGGCAGCGGGGACGGCGCGGCGGCGTGTAGGGCGACGCGCCGGTCGAGGCGTGCTCTGTCCAGCGGACGCCGTCCCACCAGCGGAGTCCGCCGGTGCCGGTCGGGTCCGGGTACCAGCCCGGGACCGGCGAGCCGGGAACCGGCGCGGCGGGGGTGCTCACGAGTCGCGGCCGACGGCGGGCTCGCCGACGAACTGGTGCGACTCGGAGGCGAGCTCGGGCCAGTCCTCGGCGTCGGCGATGCGCACCCAGGCGCCCTTCGCCTCGCTGCGCCCGGCCGGGACCGCCTCGGCCACCCCGCGAGAGACGAGGTCCTCCGCGCGCTCGGCCGGAAGGTCGAGCGCGAGCTCGGTGCCGTCGAGGTAGGCGAACAGCCTGCCGTGCACGTGCAGCCCGGTGGCGGTTACCGAGACGTCGAGGTCCGGGTCCTCCAGCAGCTGCGCGGCGAGCAGTTCGAACGAGGGTACGGGGCTGTCGGTCATGCGGATCCTCTCGATCAACGGTCGGGATGGCGGCGATGCGCCCGCTTGAGACCCTACTCGCGTGGCCGCTCAGGGCGTCCAGTCGCGCGAGACCTGATCCTCGAGCTGCTTGAGATGATCGCCGAGGGTGCCGCCGACCGGTGGATACGTGGTCACGGGATCCGAGACGCTGTGGTCGGCCGTCGACAGGGTGACGACGGCGAGGACGATCGCGATGAGGGCTACGACGGCGTCCACGGCCAGGACGAGATCGAGGATGCGACGCCGACTCGGACGCCTGGCCGGCGGTTCGGCGACCGGTGCGTCGGCGACCGGACCCTCGACGGCGACCGGGGACAGCGGGACCGTGGCGGACGCGTCCTCTCGTTCGGACGCCGGCAGCAGCAGGGTCGAGCCAGTGGCGGTGACCGCCGGCTCCGGCGACGGGTCCATCCGGGCGGTGGGGACGTCCGCCGGATCCACGGGGTCGGCGATCCAGGCGTCCTGATCGAGGAGGGGCCGGAGCTCCGCGACGACGGTCTCCGCCGAAGGACGCTGTTCCGGCTCCCGCGCCGTCATCGCGGCCAGGAGCGCGCTCCACCGCGGGTCGAGCGCAGGCGGCATCGCGGGGTCGCGCGTGAGCCGAGCCGCTGCGGACTCCGCCAGCGTCCCGCTGAACTCCCGACGGCCGGTCAGGCACTCCAGCAGCACGAGCCCCAGCGAGTACACGTCGCTGCGGCCGGTCAGCGGACGACCCAGCGCCTGCTCCGGACTCATGTAGCTCGCGGTGCCCATCACCGAGCCGGTCGCGGTGATCTTCGTGTCATCGACCAGTCGGGCGATGCCCAGGTCGGTGAGCTTGGCGGCGACGCCGGTGGACAGCGACTCCGGCAGGAGGATGTTCGCCGGCGAGATGTCGCGGTGCACCACCCCCTGACCGTGGATGTAGGCCAGCGCGTTCGCAATGTCCAGCCCGATCGCGGCGACGACCGGGCCGGGAAGAGGTCCGTCCTTGATGCGGTCGCGCGCATCGCTGCCCTTGACGTACTCGAGGACCAGAACGCCGCGCCCGGCGTCGTCGGAGGTGGCGTCGAACAGGGTGACCAACGAGGGATGCGACAGGCTCGCGAGCAGCCGCACCTCGACCTCCTGGCGGCGCAGGTCCTCCGCGGAGGCGAGCTCGCGGCGGAAGATCTTCAGCGCGACGTCACGGCCGAGCTCCTGGTCCTGCGCGCGGAACACCTCGGCCATGCCGCCGTGGCCGACGCGCTCGACGAGGCGATAGCGGTCGGCGATGACCCGGCCGGACTCGTCGACGGGAGGGGTGGGGAGCTCATCGGTGGTCGACACAGTCAGTCACCCCCGCCCTTCTTGCCTTTGCCGCCCTTGTCGTCCTTCTTGTCGGGGCCCTTCGGCTGCTCCTGCTGTTGTTGCTGCTGCTGCTGGAGTTGTTGGATCTGCTGCTGCAGCTGAGCCTTCTCCGCCGCGTCCTGCAGGCGGCCGAGGTCGGCCCGGATCGCCGTGATGGATGCGGCGATCGCGTCGTGACGGGCCGCGCTGATCGATCCCTTCTTCACCGCCGCGTCGTTCAGCTGCTCCAGCGCGGTCAGCTTCGCCAGCGCCCCGGCGTAGTCGTCACCGGCGGAGGAGGTTGCGACATCCAGCACCGCGTGCTGAAGCTGGGACGCCGTCTGCGTGGAGTAGGACTCGCCGCCGGCGCAGCCGGTGAGGCCCAGAGCGAGCACGAGCGCGGCCGCGAGCAGGGGAGCGCGTCCGGTCATCTCGGCACTCCACTTCTTCTCGGGCACGCCGAACGGCGGGCGATCTACGGTTCGCTGACACGGTAACCGCGCCGCACGACCTTGTCGACCCGGCAGGCTCGGACGGAAGCGGAGGGCGTGGGATTCGAACCCACGAGACATTTCTGCCCACCAGTTTTCAAGACTGGCTCCATCGGCCGCTCGGACAGCCCTCCTGAGCGCCGGGACGGAACCCGGCGCCTCGAGTCTAACCGGAGCCGCTTCGCCGTGGCCGCGTCACGATCCTGCCGGGGCCGTCGTCGTAATAGGTGACCGAGTGTCCAACACATGCAAAGGAAATCCATGTCTTTCAAGAAGGCCGTCGTCGTTCCGGCGATCCTGCTCGCCGCTCTGACCACCGGGTCGCTCGCCGGCTGCGTCTCGACCACCGAATCCGACATCAAGACCACCAGCACTGCCGAGGCGGAGACAGGCGGTCTCGGTGTCACCTGGGGCCACGACGACAAGATCGAGGGCCTGCCGGAGGAGATCCCCTACCTCGACGACTACTCGAGCGCGAAGGCGACCGGTGACGAGGCGAAGGGCGAGTACGAGCTCACCATCGAGACCAGCAGCAAGGACGCCAAGGCGGACGCCGCGAAGAAGCTGACGGATGCCGGCTTCACGGCGAGTGGCAGCACCTACACCACCTCGAAGTGGAAGGTCACGCTGGTCGGCAAGGACGGCAAGGTCGTATACACGATCGAGAAGGCGTAGTCCCCACACGAGAAAGCGCCCCCGTCGACATCACGACGGGGGCGCTTCTTCGTATGCGGACTCAGTCCTGGAACGGCTTCGAGCAGGTGTACTGCGCCGCGGTCTGGCCGTGGACGTCGGACGGCAGCTGGACTCCGGAGCCGTCGCCCGCGGCCTGCGTGGAGCCGTCGGTCGGCGCCTGCGTAGCGGGCGCCTGAGTCGCGGGGGCTGCCGGCGCCTGGGTCGCGGGCGCCTGCGTCGCCGGAGTCTGCGCACCGGGCGCGTTCGGGTCGGACTCCGAGCCGACGCCGGTGTCGCCGGTCAGGGTGACGGGCTGGTCGTTCTGCAGGGCGCCCATGAGCTGGGCCGCGGCATCCTTCGTCGGGGAGACGCCGTCGCCGTCGTAGTGGTTCGGGTACTGCACGAACACGACTTTGCTGATGTCGATGTTCTTCAGCGCCATCGCCATCGACACGATGGTGGTCGGGTTGTTGAGACTGTCGGAGAGGGTGATGTTGCTCGTGGCGGCTTTCGCGATGCCGTACAGCTTCACGGGGTTGTTGAGCACATCCGCGCTCTTGATCGTGCGGACGAGCGACGACAGGAACACCTGCTGATTGCTGATGCGGCCGAGGTCCGACCCGTCGCCGACCCCGTGACGGGTGCGAAGGAAGGCGAGAGCCTGCTGACCCTGGAGGGTGTTCTGGCCGGCCTTCACATCCAGACCGGTGTACGGGTCCGTGATGTCGCCCGCGACGCAGACGGGCACGCCACCCACCGCGTTCGACATCTCGATGACGCCGTCGAACTGGATGACGCCCGCGTAGGGGATCTCGAGCCCGGTCAGCTTCTCGACCGTCAGCACGGTGCAGGCGAGACCGCCGTAGCTGAGGGAGTTGTTGATCTTCTGGCGGCTCATCGCGTCGAAGCTGCCGCCCTTGGGGTCGGGGCAGGACGGGATGGACACGTACATGTCGCGCGGGAAGCTCACGACCGTCGCGTTCTTGTGGTCGGCGGAGACGTGCAGCAGCATCGTGACGTCGTTGAGGTTCTCCTCGCGGTCACCGTAGGCCGCGTTGCCGCCGCCGGAGTCGCTGCCGGCGAGCAGGACGTTGAACGCGCCGTTCATCGCGCCGACGCTCGGAGTGACCTCGTTGCCCTTGGCGTCGACGAGCTTGACCGACTTCTTGACGCTGGCCACCACATCCACCGCCGCGTAGGCCGCGAGGGAGACGCCGGTGACGCCGAAGACGGCGACGACTGCGACGAAGATCTTGAGGAGTGCCTTGAGCGGGTGGTGGTGCTTCAGTCGACCGTGCCGGACCGCCGGCCCGGCCGTCTTCTCCTGCGCTCGCGCTTGCGCGCGGGTGGGCATCTCGCTCATTCACTTCCTTCCGGACGGGCTGTGCGCACGTTCACAAGCGTGCACCCGGGATGGGCACACGCCGTCTCACAGCATGCCACGCCAGCCTGGAAAGGGTCTCAGAGCGCGTCGAGGACCTGCGCGAGTCCGTCCTCGACGACGGAACCGGTCGACCGGGTGGCGACCGCCTTCACCTCGTCGGGCGCCTGTCCCATCGCCACGCTCAGCCCCTCGGCACCCGCCCAGGTGAGCAGTTCCAGGTCGTTGCGGCCATCGCCGACGGCGACGACGCGCGACCGCGGGATGTCGAGCGCGTGCCGCACCCGCTCCATCGCCGTGGCCTTGTTGACGCCGTCGGGCGAGATGTCGAGCCATGCCGTCCAGCCGATCGAGTAGCTGACCCGCTGGAGGCCCATCCGGTCGACGATCGACAGGAACTCCTCGGTGTCGTGCTCGGGCGAGACCACGACGACGCGGGTCGCGGGATGCTGCAGCAGCTCCTCGAACGGCACCTGCTCGGCGTTCACGAGCTCCCAGTCCGTC encodes the following:
- a CDS encoding haloacid dehalogenase is translated as MSSDDRLLIALDVDGTLIHEDETIGDAVRAAVARVRDAGHEVMLATGRSWETARPIHEAFGLDSEFVVCANGALTMKRDRSVEGGYRREFIEVFDPTDVLLTMRPHLPSGSFMVEGPTGFRRYTEGMTDWELVNAEQVPFEELLQHPATRVVVVSPEHDTEEFLSIVDRMGLQRVSYSIGWTAWLDISPDGVNKATAMERVRHALDIPRSRVVAVGDGRNDLELLTWAGAEGLSVAMGQAPDEVKAVATRSTGSVVEDGLAQVLDAL